The genomic DNA AAAAAAAGAATGGAAGGCTTGGAAGAAACTTAAAGGCGAAGATACTGGTCTAGAATGGAATCCTATAAAAAAATCGTTAATGCATCGGATGATTGGTGGGAAAGTAGGCTAAAGTTACATTAATAATtctgaatatttttgtttttttcttatttATGAGGTTATTGATAATTACTGTTAAACTATCATTTTATATGTAGGTTGTGCCTGAAGCTAAAAAATTTAGAACATCAGGCATCGATCCTGAATGTGAAGGGAAGTTGGACCAAATGTTCATGGGGATAGTTGCAACAAGTGATAAAGCATGGGCACCTTCGTCTGGTACACTCCGTAGTGATTTTTTTTGAGGATGTTAACAATGAAATACCTGAAGAAAATGAGGAAGAAAATGTGAGAaatgatattcacattttaaatGATGTTCAGATTTCAAATGATTTTCACATTGATGGGAACGGTCAAAAAAGAAAAACACCTGAGATATCAAGTTCACATTTTAAAACTGGAAGAAAGAAATCCTCAAATCAAATTGGAGGGGCTGCAATATTGTCCAATCAAATAGAAAAATTATGCAATGCAGCTGACAATATGAGTCAAGCTACATCTAGTTTGACTCTTGTTAGGGATCCATATGGTATTCTACAAGCAGTCAAAGTGCTTGATAGCATGTCAGAACAAGTTCTAGAAGCTAGCCCGCTATACTTTTTCTCACTTAAATTATTACTTAATAAGGACAAACGAATTATGGTTTTTTCAATTAATCCCAAGATTAGAGCTTTGTGGCTTAAGACGGAAATGAAGGATAGTTGAAAAATTTTCGATCTTCTAGGGTTCAGAGATATCTACTATGTGACTAAACAACAATGCTAAACTAGTTTTATCAATAGTTATTTATGTTTGGTTTTTGGATATTGAATTTTTGTTCTACTTATTTATGTGTAATCTAGTTTTATCAATGGCagtttatgtttggtttttagatattgaatttatattctacttatttatgtgtaatctagttttattaatagttgtttatgTTTGGTCTTTGGATGTTGAATTTATGGTCTAATTATTTATGCT from Gossypium arboreum isolate Shixiya-1 chromosome 9, ASM2569848v2, whole genome shotgun sequence includes the following:
- the LOC108455552 gene encoding L10-interacting MYB domain-containing protein-like: MSTSAVEVSGEIVKAMWDKRLTEIFCDICIKEILKGNRPGTDFTKDGWLKIITNFEKETGKAYSQRQLKNRWDALKKEWKAWKKLKGEDTGLEWNPIKKSLMHRMIGGKVVPEAKKFRTSGIDPECEGKLDQMFMGIVATSDKAWAPSSENEEENVRNDIHILNDVQISNDFHIDGNGQKRKTPEISSSHFKTGRKKSSNQIGGAAILSNQIEKLCNAADNMSQATSSLTLVRDPYGILQAVKVLDSMSEQVLEASPLYFFSLKLLLNKDKRIMVFSINPKIRALWLKTEMKDS